Below is a window of Desmonostoc muscorum LEGE 12446 DNA.
TTCTAATGCTATAGGCAATGGTGGAAATATAACCATCCAAGGTGAATCGATCTTATTTACTCGTTCCACGTTAAGTTCTTTTACTAACGCCAGAGGAAATGCAGGTGATATTACACTTCAAGCCAAAGATTCTGTAACCTTTCAAGATAGTAGCGGTACATTCACCTTTGTCAACAGTGATGCAGTTGGTAATGGAGCAAATATTATTATCCAAGCTGCGTCCTTCTCCTTGCTCGATGGCTCTGCATTTGTTTCAACTTCAGATGGACAGGGAAATTCAGGTAATGTGACTGTTGATGCCAAAGGGTCTGTAACTTTTGCTGGAGTGGACACTTCTGGCATTCCTAGTGCTGTGTTTACCAACTCTAGTAACACTAGCAAAAGCGGAGATATAACTATCCGAGCAAGTTCACTTTCCTTGCGTAATGGCGCTAATTTGGATACTAGCACCAGCGGTTCAGAAAGAGCCGGGAATATAACGATTGAAACTAGTGGTTCTGTCTCGTTGACAGGGGTAGATGGTGGAGAATTTCTGAGTGTGATACGCAGCCAGGTTAATTCTTTTAGCACTGGCTCTGGTGGAAATATTACCATTAAAGCTAGTTCGCTGTCGTTGGAAGATGGCGCTCAGATTAACTCAAATACACAAGCTCAAGGAAATGCTGGCAATATAAAACTGGAAATTAGCGGTGCTGTATCGTTAGCAGGAGTGGACAAAAATGGGAATGCTGGTGGTGTAGTCAGCAGTGTACAACCTGAAGCAACAGGCTTGGGTGGTGATATTAACATTCAGGCTAACTCACTGTCTTTTCGTGATGGTGCGAGATTATTTGCTAGCACTTTAGGACAGGGAAATGCAGGCAATATAAATGTTAATGTCAGAGATGCGATCGCCTTTGATGGTACTAGTAGCAATAATCGCCCTAGTGGCGTATTCACCACTGTAGAGCCTAACGCAATTGGCAATGCAGGCAATATAAATTTCACAGCCCGTTCTATTCGTTTAGATAACCAAGCAGCTATTTCAGCAATTACGACATCGGGTAATGGCGGTAATATTAACTTGCAAGTGCAAGACTTATTACTATTGCGCCGCAACAGTATTATTTCTACCTCAGCAGGCACAGCAGGGCAGGGTGGAGACGGCGGTAATATTACAGTTAATGCTCCCAATGGTTTTATTGTTGCTGTCCCTAAAGAAAATAGTGATATCACCGCTAATGCTTACACAGGTAAAGGTGGCAGAATAGATATTAAAGCTATTGATATTTTTGGTATTCAGCCTCGTGAAAGTCAAACTTTGATGAGTGATATAACTGCCAGTTCAGAATTGGGTGTCGATGGCAGCATAGAACTTAATACACCTGATGTTAACCCCAATCAAGCATTAGTAGAACTACCCAAAAATTTAGTTGATGCTTCAGAAAAAATAATTCAAAGCTGTACTCCCAGGCGCAGGCAAAACAATACTTTCATTGTCACAGGACGTACAGGAATGCCTTTGAGTCCAAGGGAACCATTGCGACAAAGGGCTGTGATTACTCAATGGATAACACTAGATGAGGAGGCAGATACACAAGTAAAACCAACGCGCTTACCTGAAAAACCAAAACCAATTGTTGAGGCTCAGGGATGGGTTGTAGATAAGCGTGGTGATGTTCACCTTGTTGCTCAAGTACCTCAGGAATTGAGAATTCAAGAGTCAGAATGGGCTACGCCCCGCTACGCTAACAGGAGTCAGAATAAATTTTGTACTGCTGGATAAGCAAAATGCCATTTTACTTGCTAAATCTACCGAAATGAGTAAGTGAAATGCCATTTTACTTGCGGAAAACACTAAAATGAGAAAGCAAACTGGGGTTTGAATAAGTCAAATGGCATTTTGAGAAAGCAAACTGGGGTTTGAGTAAGTGAAATGGCATTTTACTTGCGGAAAACACCAAAATGAGAAAGCAAACTGGGGTTTGAATAAGTCAAATGGCATTTTGAGAAAGTAATTGCGGATTTTGCTTATTAAATCTAGTCAAAATATGAATTTTAGATAAAGTTGATGGGGAAAGTTGCGATATTCTGATTTCTGAATTCTGCTTTATGGCGGTTTCAGAAAATAAACTATCCCAAATTATTTGTAAATTTGTAGGGGCGTACAGCTGTGCTACCCTACTACGGAATATTTTTTTCCTTGGAAGTCCTTTATGGCACAATACGGTTCAGTTAAGGCTTAACTCTTTGTCAAAGTCATTTTTTTAACGAACCGCCAAGGACGCAAAGAACGCAAAGAAAGAGAAGGAAGAAATGCTTATACCATTTGTTTGTGAGGCTGCGCCAAATTTTCTTTCTTCTTTGTGTCCTTTGCGCCCTTTGCGGTTCGTTTCTCATATACTTTGGCGCATCTTCATACAGAATTAGTATTAACTGAACTGTATTGCCTTATGGCGGTTTCAGATGCAGTACAACATCATATTGCAAGGTGTAGGGGCACAGCACTGCTGTGCCCTTTATTGAGGACTTCGCATTGCTCCCCTCGTAATGACAATTTAAGGGGTCTATAACGCCTGAAACCCTTGGAGATACCACTTGTGTGTACACCGTAGCCAATACATACGGGGAGGGTTAGGGTGGGGTAAACGCTCTATATTCAAAACCTTAAAATTTCCCGCTCATATCCATCTGGTGTTGGTTCAATTTCCCATACTAAACCCTCTCCTGGCTCCAGTTCTACATCGATATAAAGCCGATCGCTAGCTTCTGTTGCTGTATGCTCATTATTAATAAAAGGTTGCAAATCTTCGGTTAATAGTCTGAGTTGAAATCCCACGGGAATCATTGCATCGGGATTGGCATTTCGCAACTCAAAACGCCATACATTCTCTGTTAAATTATCTCTAGGAAATACACGCAACTCGTAAGTATAATCGGCGATGGCCAACTGTCGTGAAAAACATACATTTGATTCTGCGTTTTCTCGACTTCGCACACCACGAGGAGCCAATTGTAATGTAGTCATTCCCCAACCAAGTTGTTGCGCGAAATTTGATACTCCTGCTTGCAACCATTGTTGAATTGACCACTGTTGTGATAATCCTTGGCGGCGTTCGTACAACTGCTGACGCCAACCGCCATGTGCTAATAATGCTCCCCAAAGTTCAAAGGGAATTGCTAAACGAGGGAAAACTACTTCAGCATTACCCAGCCGTTCTAGTAAGTTTTCTGCCTGTGCTAAAGGTAATTCTGGTAAAGGTGTGACTGAGGCGCGTAAAATTTCCTCTGGACAAAGTTGACGAGTAATCCACAAACCATTAATGTTTTTGATTAAGTCATTCTCATCCAAACAGTAAGTGCGATCGCCTTGATCGTACACTCCTTTGGTTTTCAATTGACAATGAGTTGTATACCCCCAAACACTCATCCAGCCACCATTAGGATTAACCAGTACTCCGATGTAATAATCAGCAACCCAATTGGGAATATCCACCCATTCCTGGGGTACACGCAATTCTGCTGTGTCAATTGCCGTTGTGGGAATTAATACTAATCGTACTCCCTCACAGGCGATCGCAGTTCCATTGACAAATTCCCAAAAGCTAGGTAGTGCAGCTATTTGAGTCCAAACTCTCGCCCTGGGAAATTGCTCCTCTCTCAACCAAAGTAAAAATGCATCTAAGCACATTTGGTTAAGATAGGCTCGCCAGCGTCCGCCGGATGTAGAAAAAGCTGGTAATTCCTGAGTTTGAGAAGATAGCGAAATTTCCAAGGTCAGCTGTTCTGGAATTGAGGGTATATCATAAGTCATTGTCAAGACTCCACTGGCGACGAGAAAACAAGAGGACGGTAGTGAGCAATCAACCATTCTTCTAGAGAATTGCTCATACTGTCGATTACGTCAGATGTCACAGAAATATGCAGTGTTTTTTGACTCCACTGAGCTAACTCCATTAGCAAAGTCTTTTTGATTTTAGTTAATTGGCGAGAAACTGTATATTGCTTGACTCCTAGCTGTTGAGCAATATCTTGCTGGGTCAATCCGTGCTTGTAGTAAGTTTGCAGAAGTACTTGGGCTGCGGTATCTAGTTTTGCCAGTGCATCACTTAAAATCCGATTAATTTCCGTACTCCGCAATGCGATGTTTTGTGCTTCTTCTTGGACAATTATTTCATTTAATACCGATTCTTGAAAATTGTTTGTCAAGCGATCGAGTAATTCACCTGTCTCTTGTCCAGGTGCGGGGATATCGAGGGAAACGGAGGTGGGATATTCATAGAAACGCACGGCTTTAGCACTAGCAATTAGCCAAGATTCCACACTTTCTGGGGTGCAGGCTGGACTAGAAGAATTGAGTTGACTCAGACGTTCGGTGTTGTATAGCTGGGCGATCGCCTGTAATCTTGTCTTATCTGGTTTAATCAGTTTGTGAGCAGTTGCAATATCATTTGGCGTGTAAAGTTGCAAGAAACAATTCCAAGCCAGAACATAACGCCCGATCATTTGCAATGGATACCCAGCCTGTTTGAGAGATTCCACCAATCGCTTTTGACTGACTTTGTGCAGCAATCCCCAGTCATTACAGATATCAACTTCTTGCTGCTGACGTAACAAATCTTTAATTAAATTACTAAAAGTAAATTCAGCATAAATTTTCAAATTTGAACTTAATTGCGGGTTAAAGCCTCTGAGAACTTTATCAATGCGAGCGATCGCTGTTTGGAAAAAATCGGCGATCGAATGTTGACTTAGTACATTCATCTTCATTTTTCTCGCAACCCAGTAGCAGACTTCCTGCAAATAAGCTGTAATATGAGCAACAGCCATCGGACTTGCCTGCATTTGCCAAATCCGATGCCAGTAAATAGCCCAAAAGGTTTCAGACTCCTGCAAAGAAGATTGCTCTAAACAATTGTGCATACTTCGCCGCAGCTTTTTATCAGTAACCCAACGGTCAAAAGCATCACCTTTAAACTGCACAAATGTCGAAAAAATTTCAATAACATGTTGTCTTGAATACATAAAATTTTTGGTTCTTATATAAATAGCTAATAAAATCAAACTACTTTGTTGTACTGACACTTTCCTGAAATTTAGCAAACTTTGTCGCTCAACCAAACCTAATTTTCTTCTTAACTAAACCCTGTTGCTTTATAGCATAGTGCGTTATAGCGGTACAGAAATTTGTAGGGGCGCATAGCTATGCGCCCCTACGTTGTACCTGACGAAAGCGATAAATACTATATGCCTATGTGAGATTCTTCAGAAAAAATTATGTTCGCTGCATAAATATAATAATTGTAGATGATATGTAATGTGTGTCCAATTTACATATTTTATAGTTAAGACCGTCACTAATGATTCATTGGACAAATAACAAATGACAAATGACTAAATTGGTAGTTTTGAAATTTGGCAAAGGCAGCTTTGAGGCTGGGTTTCCAGTTACTCTGCAAATTGGAGAAGAAAATTGCCGCCCTGAAACTGAAGTTCTCGGCGAACTACCGCCAGAGAAAGAATTACCGCTAAATTTTAATACTTGGCAAGTAATTTATCGTAATCTAGATTTTTCTGCTCGTCCCAAAGGACTACCAAAACTCCAGAAACCAATTTCAAGTCAACAAGAGTGTTTACAAGCAGCCGAAAAATTGCGCGATCGCCTAAATCAATGGCTGCAATCAGAATCCTTTCGCAGCATCCGCGAGAAGTGGCTCGAAAAACTGCAAACATATGACCAAATTCGAGTAATTTTACAAACTGAAGATTATCAACTGCAAAAGCTTCCTTGGCATCTTTGGGAATTAATAGAACGCTATCCAAATGCAGAAATCGCGTTGGGCGCTCCTAGCTATGAAAAAGTGAGTTTTATTCCGAAATCCACAACAAAAGTTAAAATTTTAGCATTGTTAGGTGATAGTCATGGAGTCGATATAGCTACAGATCGTTTACTTTTAGAACAACTACCTGATACAAAAATTCACTTTCTTGTAGAGCCATCTTGTGAAGATTTAACAGATAATCTATGGCAACAAAATTGGGATATTCTTTTTTTTGCAGGACATAGTTCAAGTCAAAGTACAGGAGAAACCGGTCAAATTTACATTAACCAAACAGAGACTTTGACAATTAGTCAGTTAAAGTATGCTTTAAAGCAAGCTGTGGAACGCGGTTTAAAGTTAGCAATCTTTAACTCCTGCGATGGCTTAGGATTGGCAAGAGAATTTGCTTGTTTGCAGATTCCGCAGTTGATTGTGATGCGCGAACCTGTTCCAGATCGGGTAGCCCAAACATTTCTTAAACATTTCTTACAAGCATATTCTGGAGGCCAATCTCTTTATTTAGCAGTGCGTATTGCCAGGGAAAGACTGCAAGGATTAGACAAACAATTTCCCTGTGCCAGTTGGCTACCCGTAATTTACCAAAATCTGGCGGAGATACCACCCACTTGGGATGAATTGGGAATTGGGCATAGGGCATTGGTTATTTCTCCCTCATCTCCCTCATCCCCCTCATCCCCCTCATCCCCCTCATCCCCTCGGCGCTCAAAACTTCATCTTCTTTGGCTCATTTGTATGAGTTTAATAACTAGTGGTTTAGTTGTCAGCGTACGATATCTAGGAATGCTACAAAAATTTGAGTTACAAGCATTCGATCAATTGCAGCAACTACGCCCAGATGAAAAGCCGGAATCTCGCTTGCTAGTTGTGACAATTACTGAAGAAGATGTGCAATCACAGTCTCAAGAAAAACCTCAAGGTTCTCTCTCAGATGAATCGCTATTGAAATTGTTGAAAAAATTAGCAGCATATCAACCGCAAGCAATTGGATTAGATATTTACCGCGATCGCCCTGCCAAACCAGACTTACCAGAACTGCAAAAGTATTTGTATAATAGCAAAAATTTAATTACAGTCTGCCGAGTTAGCGATTCTCAATCCGAGCATCCTGGGATTAAACCTCCACCAGAAATATCACCAGAACGCTTGGGCTTTAGTGATTTGGTACTCGATCCTGATAATATTGTTCGTCGCCATTTGCTAGCATTAACGCCACCGCCTTCTTCGCCTTGCAAAGCATCCTATGGTTTCAGCGTCCAATTAGCACTGCGTTACTTGGCTGCTAAGAATATCTCTCTGAAATTTACGAGCAATGGTGCTTGGAAACTCGGCAAAACTATTTTTAAACCGCTAACAGCACACACAGGTGGATATCAAGGAATTGATGCCTCAGGACACCAAATTTTATTAAATTACCGTTCTCATCGTTCCCTACAAAAATTTGTGCCGCAGGTAACACTAACAGAGGTACTAGCAGGAAAAGTTAACCCTAGCACAATTAAAAACAGAATTGTTTTGATTGGTACAACAGCCCAAAGCTTTCAAGATTATTCATCCACACCTTACATTACAAATGAAGGTGCGATCGAGAAAGTAGCAGGTGTTATGTTGCAAGCGCAAATGATTAGTCAATTGTTGAGTGCAGTTCTGGATGGGCGATCGCTTTTATCAACTTGGTGTCTTTGGCAAGAAATTATCTGGATTTTGGCATGGTCATTAACAGCTAGTTTACTAACTTACTACATCCAACGGCTATTTTATTTAAGTATTGTAGCTGGAGTTGCAATTACTATTCTCTACGTAATATGCCTGATATTTTTCATTCAATGGAGTCTTTGGATACCACTTATTCCCTCTATCATCAGCTTCATTAGTACTATTATCCTCGCCGCTTACTCCATGAAAAATTTTCTCAATTTCTCGAAAAACACACAGATTTTGGTGATTAATAAAAACAGAGACAACTAAACACTTGTTGGGAGAAATGACAGATGAAACGATTTCTTGGGCGGCTAACTTCAATGACTACATTGATCATAATTTTGATGAGTTACCTTAATACTCCGCTAGCACTAGCGGAAAAATCAGCCTCAATTCGTTTCAATCCACCTCCGCCGCCACCCGATCGCGGCGCACCTGGAAACCGAGGAGAAGGAGCTTCACGGGGAGAGTGTACCCAAGCTGGTATACCTTTAACCGCTCTCGTACCCAGCTATAAACAGCAAGGCGCAAATGAAACACTTACAATTACGCAAGTGTGGGCATTAACTAGCACAGAACAACCTAGCTTTTGGTTTTATATTCCTTATCAAAAATCTTCTATTAAAGCCATTGAGTTCGTTTTACAAACTGATAAAAATAAAACAATTTATCGTCAAAATGTTACAGTACCTCCAGTACCTGGAATTATGCGAGTACAATTGCAAAATCAAGAAACTATTCTAGAAACTAATAAATCTTATCACTGGTTTTTTAAGGTTAGAGTTGTCTGTAATTCCCCGCAACCAACAACACTAGATTATGTAGAAGGCTGGGTGCAGCGCGTAAATTTAGATGTTTCATTACGCCAGCAACTGCAACAATCCTCCCCACGTCAGCAAGCAGCAATCTACGCCAAAAACGGTATTTGGTATGATGCTTTGACAACCTTAGCCGAACTTCGTCTGGCAAATTCACAGGATTCACAATTGACTGAAGACTGGGAAAATCTACTCAAAGTAATTAAACTAGAAAAACTATCAACAAAACTTCTGATCGGAACAAACTTTAGATGATGTTTAAAAAATGTTTATTGTTATGACTAAAGCCTGAGTATTATGACATGATTGAAACCACAGTCCGCAAACAATACGATCATCTGGCATCTGTGTACGATCGCCGCTGGAAAAACTATATCTCTAATACACTTTCTTTTCTCAA
It encodes the following:
- a CDS encoding CHASE2 domain-containing protein, which encodes MTKLVVLKFGKGSFEAGFPVTLQIGEENCRPETEVLGELPPEKELPLNFNTWQVIYRNLDFSARPKGLPKLQKPISSQQECLQAAEKLRDRLNQWLQSESFRSIREKWLEKLQTYDQIRVILQTEDYQLQKLPWHLWELIERYPNAEIALGAPSYEKVSFIPKSTTKVKILALLGDSHGVDIATDRLLLEQLPDTKIHFLVEPSCEDLTDNLWQQNWDILFFAGHSSSQSTGETGQIYINQTETLTISQLKYALKQAVERGLKLAIFNSCDGLGLAREFACLQIPQLIVMREPVPDRVAQTFLKHFLQAYSGGQSLYLAVRIARERLQGLDKQFPCASWLPVIYQNLAEIPPTWDELGIGHRALVISPSSPSSPSSPSSPSSPRRSKLHLLWLICMSLITSGLVVSVRYLGMLQKFELQAFDQLQQLRPDEKPESRLLVVTITEEDVQSQSQEKPQGSLSDESLLKLLKKLAAYQPQAIGLDIYRDRPAKPDLPELQKYLYNSKNLITVCRVSDSQSEHPGIKPPPEISPERLGFSDLVLDPDNIVRRHLLALTPPPSSPCKASYGFSVQLALRYLAAKNISLKFTSNGAWKLGKTIFKPLTAHTGGYQGIDASGHQILLNYRSHRSLQKFVPQVTLTEVLAGKVNPSTIKNRIVLIGTTAQSFQDYSSTPYITNEGAIEKVAGVMLQAQMISQLLSAVLDGRSLLSTWCLWQEIIWILAWSLTASLLTYYIQRLFYLSIVAGVAITILYVICLIFFIQWSLWIPLIPSIISFISTIILAAYSMKNFLNFSKNTQILVINKNRDN
- a CDS encoding sigma-70 family RNA polymerase sigma factor: MYSRQHVIEIFSTFVQFKGDAFDRWVTDKKLRRSMHNCLEQSSLQESETFWAIYWHRIWQMQASPMAVAHITAYLQEVCYWVARKMKMNVLSQHSIADFFQTAIARIDKVLRGFNPQLSSNLKIYAEFTFSNLIKDLLRQQQEVDICNDWGLLHKVSQKRLVESLKQAGYPLQMIGRYVLAWNCFLQLYTPNDIATAHKLIKPDKTRLQAIAQLYNTERLSQLNSSSPACTPESVESWLIASAKAVRFYEYPTSVSLDIPAPGQETGELLDRLTNNFQESVLNEIIVQEEAQNIALRSTEINRILSDALAKLDTAAQVLLQTYYKHGLTQQDIAQQLGVKQYTVSRQLTKIKKTLLMELAQWSQKTLHISVTSDVIDSMSNSLEEWLIAHYRPLVFSSPVES
- a CDS encoding DUF928 domain-containing protein encodes the protein MKRFLGRLTSMTTLIIILMSYLNTPLALAEKSASIRFNPPPPPPDRGAPGNRGEGASRGECTQAGIPLTALVPSYKQQGANETLTITQVWALTSTEQPSFWFYIPYQKSSIKAIEFVLQTDKNKTIYRQNVTVPPVPGIMRVQLQNQETILETNKSYHWFFKVRVVCNSPQPTTLDYVEGWVQRVNLDVSLRQQLQQSSPRQQAAIYAKNGIWYDALTTLAELRLANSQDSQLTEDWENLLKVIKLEKLSTKLLIGTNFR
- a CDS encoding two-partner secretion domain-containing protein, translating into MTPLFSKQNYWYWLQKLGITISSLPVFWSNYSLAQIIPDSTLPSNSNVRQQDNISIIEAGTKVEGNLFHSFQEFSVPSGGTAFFNNATDVQNIISRVTGGSVSNINGLIRANGRANLFLINPNGIIFGQNASLNIGGSFLATTANSLKFADGREFSAKVPQSTPLLTLSVPIGLQFGTKTEPIQVNGSGGLSLDTDKSIDNTVGLQVLPGKSLALVGGNVSLDGGILQATGGRVELGGLAVAGTVGLSFDSNHLQLSFPADVARADVSLANASAINVVAENGGSIAVNARNLDVLGASTLVAGIGSELGEVGSQAGDITLNATGAVKFEERSQIINSVNSNAIGNGGNITIQGESILFTRSTLSSFTNARGNAGDITLQAKDSVTFQDSSGTFTFVNSDAVGNGANIIIQAASFSLLDGSAFVSTSDGQGNSGNVTVDAKGSVTFAGVDTSGIPSAVFTNSSNTSKSGDITIRASSLSLRNGANLDTSTSGSERAGNITIETSGSVSLTGVDGGEFLSVIRSQVNSFSTGSGGNITIKASSLSLEDGAQINSNTQAQGNAGNIKLEISGAVSLAGVDKNGNAGGVVSSVQPEATGLGGDINIQANSLSFRDGARLFASTLGQGNAGNINVNVRDAIAFDGTSSNNRPSGVFTTVEPNAIGNAGNINFTARSIRLDNQAAISAITTSGNGGNINLQVQDLLLLRRNSIISTSAGTAGQGGDGGNITVNAPNGFIVAVPKENSDITANAYTGKGGRIDIKAIDIFGIQPRESQTLMSDITASSELGVDGSIELNTPDVNPNQALVELPKNLVDASEKIIQSCTPRRRQNNTFIVTGRTGMPLSPREPLRQRAVITQWITLDEEADTQVKPTRLPEKPKPIVEAQGWVVDKRGDVHLVAQVPQELRIQESEWATPRYANRSQNKFCTAG
- a CDS encoding DUF1822 family protein, whose product is MTYDIPSIPEQLTLEISLSSQTQELPAFSTSGGRWRAYLNQMCLDAFLLWLREEQFPRARVWTQIAALPSFWEFVNGTAIACEGVRLVLIPTTAIDTAELRVPQEWVDIPNWVADYYIGVLVNPNGGWMSVWGYTTHCQLKTKGVYDQGDRTYCLDENDLIKNINGLWITRQLCPEEILRASVTPLPELPLAQAENLLERLGNAEVVFPRLAIPFELWGALLAHGGWRQQLYERRQGLSQQWSIQQWLQAGVSNFAQQLGWGMTTLQLAPRGVRSRENAESNVCFSRQLAIADYTYELRVFPRDNLTENVWRFELRNANPDAMIPVGFQLRLLTEDLQPFINNEHTATEASDRLYIDVELEPGEGLVWEIEPTPDGYEREILRF